Within Oreochromis aureus strain Israel breed Guangdong linkage group 19, ZZ_aureus, whole genome shotgun sequence, the genomic segment ccagcagatcagcgtattctgaaatatttataccagcccatctggcaccaacaaacaTGCCACATTTAAAGTCCCTTAAATCACCTTTGATCCCCATCCACGTCATTGGCTGATTAGATCTTTGTAGTAAGAAGCATTTGAACAGATTTACCTAACAAATTGACTGCtaagtgtgttttatttgttggcAGACGTATAGATGTAGTGTTTTGGTTActctgaatgtgtgttttttattctcTTATACCTCTGAGAGACCTGTATTTACCTTTTGCTGGGTCAGTAAAATCTTTAGGCCATACATTGCAATCTTTTTGATCAGATTTACTGGAGTTCTCCTCCTTAAAATCATCTAAATaatgaaatgttgttttttctttgtcaggCCCCCCTGAACAGTTTGAGAGCTGGCTGTCCACCTTCAGCCTGGAAGATAAGAAAGGCGAAATCTCTGAGCTTTTGGTCAACAGTCCCTCTATACGAGCGCTTTATACCAAAATGGTATCACCTGATGCTCTCTTCAAACGTTTGCTCCTCGTCTccttttgaataaataaaaaagataagAACTTTGTCTCTTTTGTGCAGGTGCCAGCAGCTGTAGCACATTCTGAGTTCTGGCAGAGATATTTCTACAAAGTCTTCCAGCTGGATCAGGTAAACCTGCCGTTTcatatgattttgttttttcctatatACATCTTTCATGCAACTTAAATGTGTTGTCTTGGGTGCCACCTGCTGGCCAGTTTTTGGACTTTTCTTGGAGGTTTTTATTACCAACATGTGGTCATACTGCAACCTTAAAATGAGCCGCGTACACAAAGAACTATtgaatttaattttcttttccaaatgTGAAAGCTAATCCAGTAACAGTCTGTGTTTCAGCGGGAGGATATTTGTggtgttttctttcattatgaTTTCTTCACACTGACACTAGCTCTCAGGAGACGAGGTTTACTGAACAACAGCGGCGCTCCCGTTGGTGCCTCTTTGTATTCTTTCCGCACGTTGCTCTCAGTGTGGAATAGGAATTATGCTTTTAACGCCTAATTACCCCGTGTACATTTCTATTATGATGTTTTTTCCCCAAACGGAGAAGACGTTCTGCTGTTGCCATTAAAGTTGTTATTCAACACATTATTATGGAAATAAAGGCTGAGGCAGTAAAGAGTACTTTTATGTATAAAACACAATAATTTATTTATGAAGTCACTAACATTAGAGCAGATTGTTGATTGCAGTTTTCCTAAAAATTGCACATCCAAACTGTTTTGAAGACATTTGCAAAAGGAAGGCAAATACAATCAgtacattaaaaattaaatcatGTCTGCTTGTGTAGGAGCCAGTGTGAGTTTTAAATCATCAGAGTGATACAAACTTTAAGCTGGGTCACGTTTTTACACTAGTTAAAAGGCCTGTTTGAGGTTTATTGGGTTAAAGTTTAGTTTAAGGTTAAACTAAAGATCTGGTACTcggctgtgtttgtgtgattgaATGTTCTCAGGTTATGACATTCATGGCGAAACATGAGAACTGCTCATCTGAACAACCCCAAACTCAGGTGATGCTAGCAACCTCAGTTAGCTACGCTGCATTAATAAACTGAGTGGGTGCATCATAAGTAATTACTAGAATTTCACTCAGCAAATCACACCTGAAACACAGACTTCTTGTATGGTCACTGCACAACCGCAAGATTAATCAGATACTTCTATTAAAAAGATCTGAAAAGGGTTAGCCGTCGATCAAAGCggctttcctcttttcttttcttttgttttctttctttctttcttttttttttaaatgaagggaACTTTTAAGAGCCCCAAACCATTTTTTGTGCCAGCCTCTAAATGCTGCTTTTTAATGCTCTAAAGCCGAGACGCTTCGGGGGCCAACGTACTCTTGGAGCCTCAgatggccattagaggaactgtcGATGGTGGCACTTGGCACTGGCTCTATTTttcaggatggatggatgcagctTGGGACAGACATATAAAGACTTGTTGAATTTTTAATGGGTTGATGATTCACAGATATTGAGACTATagaaacttttgtttttctgtgttatcTAGGAGGAGGCGAGGAGGCTGGTGCTGAAGCAGAGAGCAGAGCAGAGTGCGCACACAGAGACGCTGGGctgggaggaagaagaggagggtaTGTTCAGGAGAGTTAATGTTTATCTGCCAGCTTTGCTTTGAAACACTTTCACTCACACGGCCTGTTTATTGTCAGATGACTTCCTTGGTGCCACGTCGTCATCTCAACTCAACCTCACGCCCCCGTTGGACAGCAGCAACCTAACAGTTCCTGCAGAGGCCGCTGTGCTGAGTCCTGTCCTGTCTCCGAGTGAAGAGCGTGAAACCACCTACTCGGTCAGCAGCGACAGCGTCAGTCTGCCAACTCAGGTAGAAGTGCGGCCAGAGCCTGTAACCACAGAGCTGGCAGAGAAACTGACAGAGGCTAGCTTGGAGGATGTTGTAAACAAGACGCAGGACGAGCAGAGGCCCGGAAACAGTGACTTACCTCCTGAAGCTCAAGCGGAGGCCGTTACCCAGCCCGAGGTCACAGCTGACGGGGTGTCAGCACGAGCCCCGGCCTCAAAACCGGAAAACTCAAAAGAAGATGGACCGCAGGACCTGAGAGTTTTTGAGCTCAACTCTGACAGCGGGAAGTCTACGCCCTCCAAGAACGGCAAGAAAGGTGCGATGCCCTGAGGCAGTTGGTCTTACTGTTCCAGTTGAATCGAAACAGGATTAGGTTCAGGGATGCACTTATGAGTTTTCCACTTAATAGGCTTAGAAGAAGCAGCAGAGTCAAGGTCATAAAGTCCCAACTTGTTGTGTCtgtctctcctccctctccagGCTCGAGCACCGATGTGAGCGAGGACTGGGAGAAAGACTTTGACCTGGACATGACGGAAGAAGAGGTCCAGATGGCTCTCTCTAAAATCGAAGCATCTGGAGaggtttgtgggttttttttttttatgggggGATAGATATGAATAATTCATGTTGCGTACATTCTGCTCActgttttttccctcctcctctcACCAGCTGGATGAAGACTGGGAGAACTGGGACTGAGTGCCTCGGCTACACGAACCCCGTCCCGCCATTAAAGCTAGTTCTCCGCAGACGAACCATGCTTAATGTGTTTTAACTCTTTGTCCACTCTGTCACCATGTCATGATTGTCAGTGGGGGATTTTTTCTGGCGGGTTTGGACCATATTGGTAAACCTGTTGAAAAGCGCAACGGGAAGACCAAGGCAATAAGAATTAGTGCTCTGTCAGCTGTAGGCCTCTAGCGAGGGAAATGACTCTTGGCTATTTCTTGGAGTAACTTCTCACTTTAGAGAGCGTATGACACTAGCGTAGGACAGGTTGTAATCATTCTGACCTTAAAGCTCGAGGGCGAGTCGGAATGTGAAGGGTTTCACTGCAGCAGCCGGGGAGGAGCCGTTTCTCTTTACTTTGTCTTTATCACATAAAATTCATCTTGTATATGTTGCGAGTGTATTTCCAGGCGATGACTTAAATGCGGGCTGAGAAATAGCCATAAACTGTAATGCTGCTTGTCTCCTTTCTAAGATGAAATACTTTAAacgtgactttttcttctttttttcctatttgAGTGATCATGAATGACGACCCTTTTCTTTCTCATCTGTTTTATGCAAGTGAATcttcaaaatggaaaaaaactattttggtcttttttcttttccatcggATTACTTTTCATTTTGGATTCACTCCCGACGCTAGGTGTATGGCCTTGTAAAACACACAGTAGTGTGACGATGTAATCCAAATGTTTTTGTGACACCATCTGAAACACAACCAGCTGACGTGTCGTTATTCCTTCTTCCCTCTCTCCTCGTCGCGTGATTGATTCAGATATACGAGATTCGTGTTGGTGACTGTCATTTTCGAGTAATTATAAGTTGTTTATCTATTTGTCATATGTGGGCAGAGGGAGTTAGTTAACAGTCACAGTTGACCCAATAAAGAGAGTTCAGACCGGTTCTGGTGTTGTGATTCCAGATGCTTTGGTTTCAATTTGAGGAAGGCTCGCAGGTTCAGTCAGATCAACAATcctatgatttattttttattttttttgtttgtcttcctTGGTCCATCGTCAGAACAAAATGGCTCAGCAGGCAGTGTGCCAAGTAGAAGAAAGGGTGAAGTGAGCACGCTCCACGCTTTTCGGATTTCCTTATCCATCATCTGTAACGtaattgaggaaaaaaaaaaagcctagaGGTGTAATATTTATACTACAAGAAATGCTTAATTATTGTATTATGTGCTTTAGATTGCATGTCTGTGCAATAACATTATGCAAAACATTGTGCAGATGGTCACTGTTGAGTTGTATGTTTTGTTTCGTTTTGGCTGTTCTTCAGGTTTTGACGATGTGTTGCATGTATATAACTCTCTGCTGCGTGTTCCCTTCAGAATCACACGTTGAACTAATCAGACCTGTCgact encodes:
- the bsdc1 gene encoding BSD domain-containing protein 1; translation: MAEGEGWWGGWLQQSFQAVKEKSSEALEFIKRDLTEFSTVVQHDTACSIAATATAVRNKLAVEGSSETTEKVKKSLSSFLGVISDTLAPPPDKTIDCDVITLVATPAGTTEVYDSSKARLYSLQADPATYCNEPDGPPEQFESWLSTFSLEDKKGEISELLVNSPSIRALYTKMVPAAVAHSEFWQRYFYKVFQLDQEEARRLVLKQRAEQSAHTETLGWEEEEEDDFLGATSSSQLNLTPPLDSSNLTVPAEAAVLSPVLSPSEERETTYSVSSDSVSLPTQVEVRPEPVTTELAEKLTEASLEDVVNKTQDEQRPGNSDLPPEAQAEAVTQPEVTADGVSARAPASKPENSKEDGPQDLRVFELNSDSGKSTPSKNGKKGSSTDVSEDWEKDFDLDMTEEEVQMALSKIEASGELDEDWENWD